The Streptomyces capitiformicae genome contains the following window.
GCAAACGCGTCGAGGTGGTCAAGGCGATCACGGGCGGTCGGATCACCGCGATGCTCGGCAAGCTCGGCCAGGTGATCTCCGCTGGTTCCGAGCTGGCGGTGGTCGAGCGGATCGACGGCAAGAACGACCAGCTTGTCGCGGTGCTGTACGTACCCACCACCGATGCGGGTCAGGTGCGCAAGGGCAGTCAGGTCGACCTCGCCGTGCGCTCGGCGCCCGCACAGGAGTACGGCGTCCTGCGCGGCGTGGTGCAGTCGATCAGCCAGTTCACCGAGAGCAGGCAGCAGATCACGGACTTCCTCGGCGACGATCAGCTCGGCGAGCAGTTCTCCAGCCAGGGCCAGCCGCTGAAGGTCGTCGTGAAGCTCCTACCGCGTCAGACTGCCAGCGGCTATGAGTGGTCGACCCAGTCCGGTCCGCCCTTCCGTATCGA
Protein-coding sequences here:
- a CDS encoding HlyD family efflux transporter periplasmic adaptor subunit produces the protein MNAELPRKVAASGILTYSEGSFSLQSPVSGQINGVYVDQGDTFPAGTPIFSVQVGKRVEVVKAITGGRITAMLGKLGQVISAGSELAVVERIDGKNDQLVAVLYVPTTDAGQVRKGSQVDLAVRSAPAQEYGVLRGVVQSISQFTESRQQITDFLGDDQLGEQFSSQGQPLKVVVKLLPRQTASGYEWSTQSGPPFRIDSRTLVDGALYLPPIKPIDWVVL